In a single window of the Carnobacterium gallinarum DSM 4847 genome:
- a CDS encoding TIGR04197 family type VII secretion effector — MEQLKSDLGGASQKATALKNATNTLIQPVVITEDTQTTVTGNTNKQAAIKSAQDKAKQIANAVVKASSNIQSVAKEFEALDEQIGQNLPKPLGDYING, encoded by the coding sequence ATGGAACAATTAAAAAGTGATTTAGGCGGTGCTAGCCAAAAAGCAACGGCTCTAAAAAATGCAACAAATACCCTAATTCAACCAGTTGTTATAACAGAGGATACACAAACAACGGTTACTGGAAATACAAATAAACAAGCAGCTATTAAATCGGCACAGGACAAAGCAAAACAAATAGCCAACGCGGTTGTAAAAGCTTCAAGTAATATCCAAAGTGTTGCCAAAGAATTTGAAGCATTGGATGAACAGATAGGTCAAAATTTACCTAAACCACTAGGAGATTATATAAATGGATAA
- a CDS encoding TipC family immunity protein gives MRKPIKIVFILLTSLIVILISISIYNRVKIQNIFDEIYYDSRNASGDGFDKRSRLGNIKGMSSNATNLTGIAAPEGERAIMEAYTDESLKAPMKSLGITNNSTKKELRISYSFMVTQNVAVFFDNVYNVKTRKLTKVISFVEADSGKRITDQKEVRDTLKTYKVTDEQLTAWDHQGMDKVFLKDWVSVYPSRYSPEKLGNVSVKTEW, from the coding sequence ATGAGAAAGCCTATAAAAATAGTATTCATTCTACTAACTAGTTTAATTGTTATACTTATTTCAATAAGTATCTACAATAGAGTTAAAATACAAAATATTTTTGATGAAATTTATTATGATAGTAGAAATGCTTCTGGAGATGGGTTTGATAAAAGATCTAGATTAGGTAACATTAAGGGAATGTCTTCCAATGCAACAAACTTGACAGGAATAGCTGCTCCAGAAGGAGAACGAGCAATCATGGAAGCCTACACAGATGAAAGCTTAAAAGCGCCGATGAAGTCTTTAGGCATAACAAATAATAGTACAAAAAAGGAATTACGAATTAGTTATTCCTTTATGGTTACGCAGAATGTAGCTGTTTTTTTTGATAATGTTTACAATGTAAAAACTAGAAAGTTAACAAAAGTTATATCTTTTGTAGAAGCAGATTCTGGCAAAAGGATTACAGACCAGAAAGAAGTTAGGGATACGTTAAAGACTTACAAGGTAACAGATGAACAATTGACAGCGTGGGATCATCAAGGAATGGACAAAGTGTTTCTTAAAGATTGGGTATCTGTTTATCCAAGCAGATATTCACCTGAAAAACTTGGGAATGTAAGTGTGAAAACAGAATGGTAA